One segment of Calypte anna isolate BGI_N300 chromosome 4A, bCalAnn1_v1.p, whole genome shotgun sequence DNA contains the following:
- the PARM1 gene encoding prostate androgen-regulated mucin-like protein 1, with protein MGCCCRCLLALLLLLPAGLGDGSTASPLIPTNSSFSLERTPAGPGSKGAALPTPAPGQPWLPTTTGPAGDEMSPGPAEGHSHNATTVEALSPAPVTLSSTTAATIIPRTESPSVASKPTSVPPTLDSAPALWTASTATLSRGTTDLGTAPSPTPAPASSSNPTTELLSTPGTVLSPTPFLTSPGTTRPPALTKDVPSQGTMAVASSLAVEPTSLPVTVMSPTTDEAVATGQTTLSTGVIMEEVPRALSAGSIVAITVTVIVVVVLVFGVAAYLKIRHSSYGRLLDDHDYGSWGNYNNPLYDDS; from the exons GACTGGGTGATGGCTCCACAGCATCACCCCTCATCCCCACCAactcctccttctccttggaGAGGAccccagcagggccaggctcTAAGGGTGCAGCTCTCCCCACACCAGCTCCTggccagccctggctgcccacCACCACAGGACCTGCTGGAGATGAGATGTCCCCTGGGCCAGCAGAAGGGCACAGCCACAATGCCACCACAGTGGAGGCACTGTCCCCTGCTCCTGTCACCCTGAGCTCCACCACTGCAGCCACCATCATCCCCAGAACAGAGAGCCCATCTGTAGCCTCCAAACCCACCTCGGTACCACCAACCTTGGACTCAGCCCCAGCTCTTTGgacagccagcactgccacccTGTCAAGAGGCACAACGGATCTGGggacagcccccagccccacacctgCACCTGCATCCTCTTCAAACCCCACCACTGAGCTGCTCTCAACCCCTGGGACAGTTTTGTCCCCAACGCCTTTCCTCACCAGCCCTGGCACCACCCGGCCACCAGCACTGACCAAGGATGTCCCTTCTCAGGGGACAATGGCCGTGGCATCAAGCCTGGCCGTGGAGCCAACGTCCCTCCCAGTGACTGTGATGAGCCCCACCACAGATGAGGCTGTGGCCACTGGCCAAACCACCCTCTCCACTGGTGTCATCATGGAAGAGGTCCCACGTGCCTTGAGTGCAG GGAGCATCGTGGCCATCACCGTGACGGTCATcgtggtggtggtgctggttttTGGAGTGGCAGCATACCTCAAGATCAG GCACTCCTCCTATGGCAGACTTTTGGATGACCACGACTATGGCTCCTGGGGCAACTACAACAACCCCCTCTACGACGACTCCTAG